GCCGGTGACGGCGTCGGGCTGGCGGTCGAGGGCGAGGGGCTGGCCGACGCGCTCGGCGTCGGCGAAGCGGTGACCGGAGGGCTGGTCGGCGTGCCGGCCAGGGTGTCGGGCTGGGCCGGCAGTGCCGGGGCGCTCTGCTCGGCCAGGCCGGTGAAGTCGGGCAGTTCCTCGTCGCCCGGCAGCAGCAGGGCACCCACTCCCAGGCTCACCACGAGGGTGGCCGCGGCGGCGGCACCACCGATCACGACCGGCCGCGTGAACCGGCGGGGCGGGCGGTGCCGTCCCTGGCTCCGGACGGGCGCGCCGGCGTCGGGCTCGGCGGTCTCGTTGCTCGCGACGACGGTCACCGGCAGTAACGCGGTGACCGGCTCCCGGACCGCCTCCGGGCCGGCGTACCGGGCCGGCGGGGCGGGCCGGTCCGTCGGGACGCCGCGCGGGTCCGTCGGGTCACCTGGCCGGTCTGCCGCGACGCCTGGCCGGTCTGCCGCGACGCCGCGCGGGTCCGTCGGGGCACCGGACGGCTCGGGTGACTGGTCGGGTTCGTCCCCGAACAGGTAGCTCGACCGGGGCTCGGGACGGTCGGTCAACCAGGCCGGCTCGTCGGGGTGCGACTCGGTGCGCCGCTGGGTGCGGTCCTGCTCCGTCGGGTCGGTCCAGCCGTACACGCCGTCTGCCTCCAGGGTCCGGTGATGGGCTGTGGTGACGCTACGTGGGGGGTCGAACAGCAGCAACGTGGCTAAGAAAGAGTTAAGACGAAGACCGCTCGGGCCATGGCCCGAACCCGCGATCCGGGCGTAGAGTGAGGGCGTCCGGACAGAGTGTGTCCGCGCCTGAGGGTGGCCCCGGCAAGTTGACAGGTCGACGTGGAGATGATCTACGGCCTGCGAGAACTTGACGAACGAGGGGGTCTCGGCTCAATATGTAGGTGTCGCCAGTCGCGCCCGGTCGTGCCCGCATATCGCGGGTGATGGCAGTCGCGTACATATTGGGCGCGCGTTGGCCGGCCTTTCCGGCAGCGCATATCAAGGAGTCAGCATGGCGAAGGCCCTCTACGGCCACGTAGGTGCAGCGCCCGACCGGCGTCTGCTCGACGAGGTCACCCGTTTGCGTGCCAGGGTTCAGGCAATGGAGTTCGAGATCACGCGCCTGCGTGCCGAGAACGATCGGCTCGCGGCGGCTGTGTCGGAGGCGGACGACCTCCTCCGGCTGGCCGAGCCGGCGCTGACCTGATCTTCATGGGTTCGCACAACTGAATCGCACCACGCAAAACGCGCGCCGGACACATTCGTGCCGGCGCGCAGCCATGTCCGGGGACCCCCGGTCGACCTTCCGGGGCGGGTCGCGTACCCGAGGGCCCGCAGGGCCGGGTTAGTCTGCGGGTCAACCAGGTCCGCGCAGCCCGCGACGCCTGCGGCGGCCACCGGACGAGGATCGAGAAGGTGCATCTCAAGAGCCTGACGGTGAAGGGGTTCAAGTCCTTCGCCTCCGCCACGACGTTCAAGCTGGAGCCGGGGATCACCTGCGTGGTGGGCCCGAACGGCTCCGGCAAGTCCAACGTCGTCGACGCCATCGCCTGGGTCCTCGGTGAACAGGGCGCCAAGGCCCTGCGGGGCGGCAAGATGGAGGACGTCATCTTCGCCGGCACCGCCGGCCGGGCACCGCTGGGCCGCGCCGAGGTCACCCTCACCATCGACAACACCGACGGCGCGTTGCCGATCGAGTACACCGAGGTCTCCATCACCCGCCGGATGTTCCGCTCCGGTGAGAGCGAGTACGAGATCAACGGCGACTCCTGCCGGTTGCTGGACATCCAGGAGCTGCTCAGTGACTCCGGCATCGGTCGGGAGATGCACATCATCGTCGGCCAGGGGCGGCTCGACGGCATGCTGCACGCCAAGCCGGAGGACCGGCGTTCCTTCATCGAGGAGGCGGCCGGGGTCCTCAAGCACCGCAAGCGCAAGGAGAAGGCGCTGCGCAAGCTCGACGCGATGCAGGTCAACCTCAACCGGTTGACCGACCTCACCGCCGAGTTGCGCCGCCAGCTCAAGCCGCTGGGCCGCCAGGCCGAGGTGGCCCGTCGGGCCGCCGCCATCCAGGCCAACCTGCGCGACGCCCGGCTGCGGCTGCTCGCCGACGACCTGGCCACGCTGCGGGCCACCCTGGACAAGGAGATCGCCGACGAGACCGCGCTGCGGCACCGGCGCGAGCAGGTCGAGGCGGAGCACACCGAGGTGCAGGCCCGCCTCGGTGAGCTGGAGGAGGCGCTCGCCGCCGACGCGCCGCTGCTCGCCGCCGCCCAGGACACCTGGTACAAGCTCTCCGCTCTCGCCGAGCGGTTCCGCTCCATCGAGCAGCTCGCCCGGGAGCGGTTGCGGCACCTCAGCGCCACCGCCGACGACGAACGGCCGGGCCGCGACCCCGACCAGTTGGAGGCCGAGGCCGAGCGGGTCCAGGAGCAGGAGGAGGAGCTGCGTGCGGCGCTCACCGACGACCAGATCCGGCTGGCCGAGGCCGTCGAGTACCGGCAGGAGCTGGAACGGCAGCTCGCCGCGGCCGAACGGGAGCTGGTCGCGGCGGCCAAGGCCATCGCCGACCGGCGGGAGGGGCTGGCCAGACTGACCGGTCAGGTCAACTCGGCCCGGGCCCGGACCACCAGCGCCGGGGAGGAGATCGAGCGGCTCGCCGCCGCCCACGCCGACGCGCTGGCCCGGGCCGAGCAGGCCCAGGCCGAGGTGGACGCGGTCGCCGAGCAGAGCACCGAGGCCGACCGGGACAACGCCGACCTCGACACCCGGCACGCCGAGGCGGTCGCCGCGCAGGAACGGGCCCAGGTGACCGTCCGGTCGTTGACCGACGCCGAACGCGCCGCCGAGAAGGACGCGGCGACCTGGAAGGCCCGCGAGGAGGCCCTCGCCCTCGGCCTGCGACGCAAGGACGGCGCGGGCGCCCTGCTGGCCCGCGCCGACGAGGTTCCCGGCCTGCTCGGCAGCCTCGCCGAGCTGCTCACCGTCGCCCCCGGGCACTCCGCGGCCCTGGCCGCCGCGCTGGGTGGCCTGGCCGACGCGGTCGCGGTCAGCGGCGTGGACGAGGCCGTCGAGGCGATGCGGCTGCTCAAGATCGCCGACGCCGGGCGGGCCGGCCTGCTGGTCGGCAGCCCCGCCGGGCCGGGCATGACCGGCTCCGCCGACGCGCTGCGCCCCCGGCTGCCCGAGCACGCCCGGTGGGCGCCGGACCTCGTCGAGTGCACCGCCGAACTGCGCCCCGCGGTGCACCGGGCGCTGCGCGACGTGGTGCTGGTCGACGACCTGACCGCCGCGTCCGAGCTGGTCGCCGACAATCCGGAGCTGCGGGCGGTCACCGCCGACGGCGACGTCGTCGGGGCGTACGCGGCGGCCGGTGGGTCGGCCAAGGCGCCCAGCTTCATCGAGGTCACCGCCGCCGTCGAGGAGGCCCGGGCCAACCGGCTCGCCGCCGAGCACGGCGCCGCCGAACTCCGGGACCAGATCGTCGAGGCCCGCGCCGAGCTGGCCGGGGCCAAGGAGGCGGTGCAGCACGCCGCCGCCGCCAAGCGGGAGGCCGAGAGCCACCGCAACGCCGCCGCCCGCCGGCTCGCCGAGCTGGGCGCGGCGGCCCGGTCGGCCAGGGCCGAGACGGACCGGCTGGGCGAGTCCCGGTCCCGCGCCGAGGCGGCCCGGGAACGCGACCTGACCACCTTGGCCGAGCTGGCCGAACGGCTCCGGTTGGCCGAGGAGACCCCGGCCGACGCCGAGCCGTCGACCGAGGACCGTGACCAGCTCGCCGCTACGGTGCCGCAGGCGCGGCAGAACGAGATGGAGGTCCGGCTCGCGGTGCGTACCGCCGAGGAGCGGGTCTCCTCGATCGCCGGCCGCGCCGACTCGCTGCGCCGGCAGGCCACCGCGGAACGGGCCGCCCGGGAACGCGCGGCGGCCCGGCGGGCGGCGCGTACCCGGGGGGCGGGGATCGCCCGCGCCGTGGCCGGCGGCGCGCGGACGGCGCTGGCCCACCTGACCACCTCGATCGCGCGGGCCGAGGAGCATCGCGACGCCGTGGCGCGCGAACGGGCCACCCGCGAGGCGGAGCTCTCCGAGGTACGCGGTGCGGCGAAACGGCTCGGCGCGGAGCTGGAGCGGCTGACCGGCCAGGTGCACCGCGACGAGGTGGCCCGGGCCGAGCAGCGGCTGCGCATCGAGCAGCTGGAGGCCAAGGCGGCCGAGGACTTCGGCCTGGACGTGGCCACCCTGATCGGCGAGTACGGCCCGACCCAGCCGGTGCCACCGACCCAGGTCG
Above is a window of Micromonospora yangpuensis DNA encoding:
- the smc gene encoding chromosome segregation protein SMC, producing the protein MHLKSLTVKGFKSFASATTFKLEPGITCVVGPNGSGKSNVVDAIAWVLGEQGAKALRGGKMEDVIFAGTAGRAPLGRAEVTLTIDNTDGALPIEYTEVSITRRMFRSGESEYEINGDSCRLLDIQELLSDSGIGREMHIIVGQGRLDGMLHAKPEDRRSFIEEAAGVLKHRKRKEKALRKLDAMQVNLNRLTDLTAELRRQLKPLGRQAEVARRAAAIQANLRDARLRLLADDLATLRATLDKEIADETALRHRREQVEAEHTEVQARLGELEEALAADAPLLAAAQDTWYKLSALAERFRSIEQLARERLRHLSATADDERPGRDPDQLEAEAERVQEQEEELRAALTDDQIRLAEAVEYRQELERQLAAAERELVAAAKAIADRREGLARLTGQVNSARARTTSAGEEIERLAAAHADALARAEQAQAEVDAVAEQSTEADRDNADLDTRHAEAVAAQERAQVTVRSLTDAERAAEKDAATWKAREEALALGLRRKDGAGALLARADEVPGLLGSLAELLTVAPGHSAALAAALGGLADAVAVSGVDEAVEAMRLLKIADAGRAGLLVGSPAGPGMTGSADALRPRLPEHARWAPDLVECTAELRPAVHRALRDVVLVDDLTAASELVADNPELRAVTADGDVVGAYAAAGGSAKAPSFIEVTAAVEEARANRLAAEHGAAELRDQIVEARAELAGAKEAVQHAAAAKREAESHRNAAARRLAELGAAARSARAETDRLGESRSRAEAARERDLTTLAELAERLRLAEETPADAEPSTEDRDQLAATVPQARQNEMEVRLAVRTAEERVSSIAGRADSLRRQATAERAARERAAARRAARTRGAGIARAVAGGARTALAHLTTSIARAEEHRDAVARERATREAELSEVRGAAKRLGAELERLTGQVHRDEVARAEQRLRIEQLEAKAAEDFGLDVATLIGEYGPTQPVPPTQVDVATAERDGLPVPEPVDYERPVQEKRAAKAERELALLGKVNPLALEEFAALEERYKFLSEQLEDLKATRRDLLTVVSDVDARILEVFASAFADTAREFEQVFTVLFPGGEGRLILTEPDDLLTTGVEVEARPPGKKIKRLSLLSGGERSLTAVAMLVAIFRARPSPFYIMDEVEAALDDVNLGRLITLLAQLREKSQLIVITHQKRTMEVADALYGVTMRSGVTQVISQRINRTEGED
- a CDS encoding CAP domain-containing protein, yielding MYGWTDPTEQDRTQRRTESHPDEPAWLTDRPEPRSSYLFGDEPDQSPEPSGAPTDPRGVAADRPGVAADRPGDPTDPRGVPTDRPAPPARYAGPEAVREPVTALLPVTVVASNETAEPDAGAPVRSQGRHRPPRRFTRPVVIGGAAAAATLVVSLGVGALLLPGDEELPDFTGLAEQSAPALPAQPDTLAGTPTSPPVTASPTPSASASPSPSTASPTPSPARTSKAAPTPDRTTSAPSRRNVERGGTGSGATTRATTAAADSGAVSGQAQQVVDLVNAERSKAGCGAVQIDDKLMTAAQRHSQDQADTRNMSHTGSDGSDVGTRLDRVGYTWRTYGENVAWNQQSPAAVMDAWMNSPGHRANILNCAFTEIGVGIATSNGPYWTQNFAAPR